The window CACGCAAGCCTCGACGCCcatgggggagctgaggcgagCCGGTctgcgccgctccatgcgcgcttgcCGCGCGGGCTGGCCCGAGCACCTCCAGTGCCGGGGTGGTGGTGTCGGAGTGTTGGAGTTGGCTCTAGGCGGGAGGAGGTTCATGTCGTAACCGTTGTCGGTCGCGacgaactcaagactcccgaaccggACCACCATGCCAGCCGGGAGCAGGCGTGGCCCGTCTGCCATCTAGGAAATGAGAGGGAACAAAAGACGAATGTCACACAtcgatcccctacctggcgcgccaattGTCGGTGTCAAGACCTCGCGGCctggcaccaactagtgaaatgctgcgtgtccctaatcctagatggttgatgcaagaggtaacacagtaaCACAAGGGTTTATCCTAATTCCTACCGCGGGGCCGTACATCCAGCAGGGtatgcgagggcactgtattaacTTGCAccgaggtgcctgtagtagaaGGATATAAGCGagccgagagagggagggaagctcccaagtctctgctagagtgATTGAGTTAAGTACCAATATCAGGCTTAGGAGGGCATGTGTGTTGCGGATGAGAGTTCGGTGGTTGCGTTCGTGGAGTTGATGgccatggagatgatgatgtCCCCTCTGGGaaggagcccgcctcctccttttataggctcAAGGAGGGGTGGGTACATGTACGGAGAGATCTctgaagtcgtcgtcttccccccGAATAGTGGGAGAACAGTGGAGGGTTGCTATTGCCGGGCACTGGagagcatggcgtcgggcgaAGCAGTTGTCCTTGGAAGCCCTTTAGCCCTGCGGAGAACGCGTCGGCGCCTTGCGGCTCCAGTGGACGGCATGGCGGTCGCTGTGGAGAGTACTGTCCTCCGTGCTTGACTTGACGTGGCGCCGAGGGTCCTGCTGACAGAGGTCTTGCTCTAGTCAAGGTCCGTATGGCATCCGAGGGTTGCGCCCATTCTTGACAAGGGTCCTGCAGTAGAGGAAGTACaaggagttggcagcacagtggcgggATCTGCGTCAGTCGTGTTCGCACAGTGCGTCGTAGGTTCGCATAGGGCCGGAACAGCGCCGGGAATAGCGGCACAGtggccggagttggcggacgggactccggttaCACCCGCTGTGCggcatggcggcctgacgccgtctgactccCGCACTTCACGGTGGAGTAGTTGGCATTAAATGCGATTATCGGTTGGGTGGGTGAGCAGATGGGTTCTTGTTCCGTCTGTCGAGGGGTAgccttgagcgaggcggagtttcccCCCGAGCCGAGGGCCCGTGGAGGGCTCGGCCGAGGGGGTCTCGAATGAGGCGGAGTTGGCCTGCTTTCCAAGGCTAAGCgtcctaccctcgagcgaggcggagttgtgGTCCACTGCTGGaggcctcggcggggaggcATTGAgagaggcggagatcgttccgcgggtttgAGGGGTCTCAGACGGGCTGTACCACAGAGTTGGGCCGTGGGCTGAGTGCATTTTGGGCCTATGGGGAAGCTGGAGAGGATCTAGGTGTTGTGGGAGAGCTGGAGAAGCTCCATGGTATCCGGATGCAGAGTGACGACGGAGTTGTCATCATTGGTGGCTTCGGCGACTTCTTCCTCTCCAGGATCGTCATCGAGTAGTCCTTCTTCCCCGAGTAGTCTTTCTTCCCCTGTTGCTTAATTGTGTTTTGCGCTTTTACGGGTGTTTTAGTTCCTAAGTTAGGGTGCCCCtgattgtggtacccgacacaaAGATATAGACAAGACAGATCATTCAACCCAGTAGTCTAGGGAGCGTGAGAGAAAGGGTGCGCAAACCATCGATGGAGATGAAGTAGGGGTTGAGAGAGGCCTAGAGAGATCGGCTGAACCAATGGTTCAGCAAACCGACTTGGTGCTCGGTCATCCCGTGCCTTCGCATGTTAGCTTGATCGATGTTGTGCACTGTGTTGGTGGGAGATCTCGAATGTGTGTGACGAAAAGCTTGAGAGACCTGCCCCACACTTGTCCGTGTACCTGACTATTTATTCGAACAAAACAAAAGGTGGAAAACACAAGGGACTCTGCAGGTTTGAAAACCAGGGAGCCTAAATTTATTTACTTAAACCAAATTAAGGCACACATCTAATTGAAAGGGAAACAAAACAACCTAAGCATTGAattgattttattttttaacaaAGACAAAAGATTTATTTAttgctttatatatatatatatatatatatatatatatatatatatatatatatatatatatcaagatGCAAGAGCTAGCATTACTACGATACCAAGATAAAGAAAGGTCAATGGACGTGAGACATGTTTCTTACCGAccaactcccccacacttggactttGGTGTCGCAAGACACTAAGCCAAGTGTGTGGTGTTGGGGTCTCCATCGTTGTCCATCACCAGACTCTATCACGGTATTGAAGTTGGTGCAGCTCAAATGTCCTTTGGGCGTCACATAACCATCATagtcttattttctttttcctttcttttctttttcttttgtgacctgaaatggttagcgaccaagaatacccgaaggACAATACATCAAGAAAATattttctttgttctttttatttttacatGCAAAGAGttgtttttatttctttttatgaaTGTTATGAAAAACGAAAGGGATACATACTGTTTTATCCTTGCGGCAAAAAGGGTTTACCAGTTTGAGTCCGGCAAACGGGACTCCCTCCGACAGTTTTAGCTCGATGTCGGGGCAGTCATtttggaggaggaagacgactgCACTTTCTTCACCTGCCACACTTGCTTGGTGTTTCATTGTTGATATTGTGGCTTGGTGATACTAAGGACTTCACGACTTGTGGTTTGGTCCACAAGATCGACCTCGTTGTAGCTATCTTTGGATAATGGGAAGGTGTCTCCTTGATGGGAACATCCTTCATGAACACAACGAGGTTGTCCTTCTTCCGGGGTTGTACTCCAACTTCATGGATGAGCAATGAGTTTGGCCCATACGTCACCTTGATCCTTGGATGGTAGCCTTGCCTCGGTCATAATGCAACATTCTCCTCCTTGTCGTTGATATGGAGGCAGATTTCTCTGGCACTCACATCAATGCAAGCTTCCTTGGTGTGAAGGAACAACGTCCAAGGCTTGAACGATGTTTCTAGCACCATGAGAGTGATGAGGAGGTTATCCTCAGTGTACCAATAAATTGGTAGACTGAAGATGCATTGTGTTGTGCAATTCTGTCGATCCAAGaccaccttgggcatgatgctCTTGTATCAACGTTGCATAGGTCATGGTTGAAGTGACATGCCCCAATTGAATATGACGTTGTGGGGCACCCCGGGTCTTTGTTTTGTGGAAGCAATTGGAGCATGCTGGCACCACACTCCTTGTGAACTTGATAACCTCAGTGGTGAGCATTGGCCGCTTTGTTGTTGAGGATGTCCTTCAAGTAATGTGCATATGTTGGCCTAGCATCCAACAATGGCACATTGATGTTGATGTTCTGAATCACTTCAAAAAAGCAAGCGAACTGCTCATCCACTGACTGCTTCCTGAGGAAACGGGAGCTTATGTGTATCGATGAGCTCATCCAAACTCGTTTCCTCTagctcttctttcttctctggTTCCGTAAATTGAGAAGATCCTCCCCTTGCCTGGACAGCAGAAGAGAGGCCTTCTTACTTGGCATTCAAGCTTTCCAGAGTCTTGTCATTGGCCATAGACAAGATCCCGCAGGGAGGGCAGATTGAAATTGCCAGATGTTCCAGAGTTACCTCcctgcactactacaaaaacaaccttttgtcccggttccatatggccatttgtcccggttttggaaccgggattcggccgccgggacaaaagcgctggaggcttttgtcccgggtggtagaaccgggacaaaatgtccctcacgctaaaaaatatttgcgccctgcgggattggaacccaagacctattgcctagCACATGGCTTCCTTGCCAACTCAACTAAGTAGTATATGTGACTCAGTAAAAAATAACtctcttttgaactatcacgtggaggggccttttgtccgggttggtaacaccaaccgggacaaaagggtccttttgtcccggttggtaccaccaaccgggataaaagggtcacccttttgtccgggttggtgctaccaaccgggataaaaggggttggaccttttgtcccgggtggagccaccaaccgggacaaaaggggggccttttgtcccggttggtggctccacccgggacaaaaggcatcTGTCCCCCCGCTGACCCGGCtagcctttggacccgggacaaaagccatcttttgtcccgggcccaaagataACCGGGATAAATGActtggaacaaaggcctattctgtagtagtgctgaTAGTAAGGATGAGTTTGATTCCATccttgacctccttgtggacgataCCCGTTGCTTTCATTGATGATGTGGCAAGCATCTTTTACGGGTCCCAGGGCAACCTTTTCCGGAGTGTCCAACTCCAACCTTTCCACAGAACTCACTTGTGACGTGTGAGTCTAAGGCTGGGACAGTGACCATAAGATCCGAAATTCAAAACTTGAGCCACGGTCCAGCCTTGAGGAGGTTCAACTAAGCAGCGAGCATGTTGACTTCTTTCACTGTATGTATGCCTCTCTGTCTGGTCGAAGAGCTTTCTTCTTTGATGGTGAGGAACGGCTAAATGTCCATGTCTCTTGTAACTTGGTCGTTCCTTGTGTTCATCcttgtaactttttttttctttctctctttttttttccttttctcatgGGGACATCTTGTTGAAGCAAGACTTGGTGATGCGTCCCCAGCTTCAACACCAAGTGATCATGAACCTGCAGGGTTAGTGCCAACAAGATTTGCAATATTTGTGATAGACATAAGCATCTACAACTATCCTTCTAAATGTCATAGGCACGAGCTGCCCAAGGGGGTTGCACGTCTCATAGGTGGTTGTGGCACTAACGGTTCCAGACTCTGGAGGCATATGAAGAGAGCATGTGTCCCGTAGGATTCCAAGAATGAAGTTTCAATGCTCATCCAGATAACCATTTCTTTCATCTTTCAGAGTCGAATGCTTAGGAGTTTCCATAGCCCAAAAGTTCTCCTCCTCAAAGGATGTATCGGTGAAGATCATGGTTGATTCGGGATCACCCTTGAGTACACTAGTACAGAAACGGCCTTTAGTGACGGATCCCAGAAGCCTGTACTGACGTACATGACCCGTCTGCAAAATCACGTCACTAAATCTTGCACTATACTGACGGAATTTTAAAACCGTCAGAATGTTATATGACGGCATGCCAGGCACTAAGTCAAGGTCATATCAAGGGTTGAAAGCAAACCCGTCAGAGAGTTAAAGACGGCATGAGCGCCTCCCGTCACATGTTTCTGACAGAGCCAGCTAGAGAATCCATCGCAACCCGCCTCGCCAGGGAGAAGATAGTAAGCGCTCATAGGAAGAACCGTCAGACAAGCTAAGACGCATTAACTGTACACCGTCAGTACAGTTCAGACGGATTCAGGAAAAACCGCGGCGAAGTTTGTGACGGGTTTTCGTAGAACACTCACAAATTATACTGACGGTTTTTCTTGAACCGTCAACATTTTTCTGACATTTTGCATTCAAACCGTTAGAAGGTTTGTGTGACTGTTTTTCCAGACACCGTCAGTATGTTTTTGACGTTTTTGTTAATCCGTCAGTGGTATTGTTGACGGTTGTTTCTAAACCTGTCAGCCATTTTGCTGACGTGGTTTGGATTTCGTCAATGTGTAATCCGTCATGACATTTACAAACCGTCAGCTAGTATTTCCGTCAGTACTCTATATGGAAGCGTCAGCATTCAATCCGTCATTACAGGCTATACATATATAGGAGACTGACAATTTGCTAATTATGATCAGACTGCAAATTGTATTCAGCAGACTGCTTCATCAGAAATCTACATACAAATATCACAGTAATTTTATACAGCATATGTATATACACTTATCAGAACACAAAATATATACACCAATATTCATTCACAGCACAACTAATGAAAACTTTGGAATGGAACTCCCCTGTGTTTCTGAAATGGCTTGGTTCATGAGAAAATCGCAGAGGACGTCTCGAATACTATAAAGCTTCCAATCTTCAAGCCGGCCGACTTGTTTTGAAGACCATTTGCAGCATATGGTTGGAAAAAGTGAGGAGCAGATAATTGCTTGCATCTAATGTGATATATGGTGAATAGTAGCATTACTCGAACCTTTTTGTATCTGCTTGCTGGACCAATGCAAATGACCTACAAGCATGCAGATACCACAtgttacatatatatatacaacaaTTGTTACTGCTACACATTAATTTATTAGTGAATGTAAAGGAGTTTCTGGCGGGAAGTCTTTTGGCGCGGCATTcgaattttcatttttttttcaaaagatgCTGACGGCCACTCGTGACGGTTTCCCAAAACAACCGGCACACATACGTCAATTCTAAGGGATACAAATAAAAGCCGTCAAACAGTTACAAATATTAGTTGATTGAATTTTGTTGTTAAATTAAAAGCCTCATTATTAAATGTAATATTCATCAGAACTACAAGTATCAAACATTCCATTTAAACCAAGAACagatttgacaaaaaaaaagtgcaATTTAGAGGTTTATATATCATCTTTGCTTCCCTCCACCATATTCATTAGCACAAGGCATACATGagcattaattaattaactaaaTTGGAGACCTTCTCCATACGAGATTTCCATATGCAAAAAAACATGATCAAACAATTATAACATTACCTTGTCCATACTTTGGATACGAGTGTTGAGAGCATTGGAATTTTCTTTTATTATATTCACTAAATTTTATGGGTTGAACCATAACCGTCAAAATATTTACGACAGTTTGTTCCACAAACCGTCgaaattttgtaaatattttggcGGTTTACAATAAACAACGTCAAAAAATGGAAAAGATTAATTATTTGCTATATAAATTATAGGACATTTTCCGCCATATTAATAGTTGGTAGTTGTCTGAATAAGGCCCTTCTAAATGGCCCTAGCATTTCATATATTCCAAGAGTGGCACATCAAATTTCTAATCCTGCTATATGTGAATGAACGTGCATCTCTCGGTgaactctttcatttcaagtatCATAGGCTTAACAAGACATTGAATTGTTGCATAGGTGTACCAATGAGAATGCGTTTTTTTGTGCATATGAAAGGAAAAGAGTCTCAATGCACCTTTTCATTTCCCTCCCTCCATCAACTTGGAAAGAGCGGCATACACCACGTGCTTTATTTCATCGATCATCCCAATGTGAGAAAGGCTTTCCTCTTTCTTATCATGCCATATCGCCACTTTTGCTGATGTGTCACATAAGAACTACCAAATGAAAGACCCATGGGAATGGCCTAACAATTATAtcttctactccctccgttccaaaatataggtcgttttggcttttctagattcatagtgtttactatgcatctagatataacatatgtctagatacatagcaaaatatatgaatctataaaagtcaaaacgacctacattttggaacggatggagtagaATGGATTCGAGTGTTAAAAGGATTGCATTTCTTTTTATTATTGGCTTTGCAGACGGGTATATAAAATCACCGACAGAAACTCTGTGACGGTTTTTTTCTTTTACCCGTAACAATTCTTATATTTCTGACGGTTATCTTTAGAAACCGTAACAACTTGGAAAAAGATTAATTAATTGTTATAATTTGTAAAGGGTAAATTGatcagcatattttatgtatttaGGAGTCTAACGCCCTCTTAGACCAGTTACACATTGGATAAATGGAATTGGAATTGGTGATTTGTACAATTCTCTAGGTTCTCATACTCTATCCCACTAGACCTCCCATATATATGATCATGGAGTTGATTTCCCTCCATATTGCAAGTTGCTTAAGAACATGATAATGATCAACTACAgcatatgcacattctttaggAAATTGCTAGAACAACATTAAGAAGTGTAACATCACCTTTCAACTACTGAATCCACTCTTAAGCACACCGATTTTGTTATTAATGACTTTCATGATCTGTAAACGGTTTTTTGTGACACCGTCACAATTTGTTTGACGGTTGATTTAGTTTCCGACAAAGGAATTGTTTTTCTGGTGGCGGATTAGTATCCCCGTCACATAGTTGTTATGTAATTGTGTCGTTAGGACATTGAGCTAGTTACTTTGCCGGTCAATGTTCCTGTCCGAAACGACAGAAATCTTCTTGCTCTGCTCAGTGCTTCCTTCTTGCCTGCCTGGCCGTGGGTTCCGCATCGCCGCCTTGTGCTAGCCATTCTCTCCTCCGGTGCGATGGATCCAGTTGCCGTCCTCTGCGAGTGCCTCCGTGCGCGATGGATCTAGTCGCAGTGCCCCGCGGCTGCCTCCGTCTCCGCGCGTGCCCGGGATCTGTTCGAAGATTTTCAACTTCAAAGGTTAGGCCCCCAGTTCTTAGGTTCTAACTGTAGCTAGTTTCCTATTTCCAGGATATACTCTTTATTACAAGTATTGTTTTTTGCAACTACAGATGAGCTCTCGAGATTGGATGTACAGCAGTCGTCTTTGCAATGAGTACCTCAGTGGCGTGTTGTCCTTCATCAATGTTGCAGAATCGAACATGAAGTGGCAGAAGATGACATACATGGTGTGTCCGTGCGTGGACTGCCGAAATGATAAGAGATTTCCACATTCCATGCACATACACGCGCATCTGATTATGAGGGGATTCAAAGAAAACTACAAGATTTGGAACAAGCATGGTGAAGATGGACTCAACATTCTTGAAACGAAGGAGACGCTGATCAGTGCCCAATCCATACAGAAGATGACATTCTTTCCGATGCGGACATCGAAGATCTGGATGAGGACACCGCTGCTGATCTCGTGGACAATGCTGAGCAGATGGTGCGAGATGCGGAGCCAAACAATGATTATGAGTATACCGACGGAGATTTTGCAAAGTTTCAAAACTTGGTGCGAGACTCAAAGACACCCCTGTATCCTGGGCCctatttagttcccttcaaaattccaaaactttacaagattccccatcacatcgaatgttttaacgcatgcatgaagtattaaatgtagctaaataaaataactaattacacagttagattgtaatttgcgagacgaatcttttgagcctagttaacccatgacgggacaataattatcaaatacaaacgaaagtgctacagtgttttacacccaaatctttacgcaactaaacaaggccctgGTTGCAATACTGAGTTCTCGGTATTGAATTCAGTGTTGAAACTTCTGAAGCTTAAGGCAACTCACTGTTGGTGAGATCACAGTTTCAATGCGTTATTAAAGTTGTTGAAGAAAATGCTTCCAGACCAGGCCTGTTTTTAGGcccgtgcgaccgcacagggccccaAAATTTCAAAGGCCCCCAAAATACAAAGTGTATTATCTGTATTtatatagttgactttattttaGCTATACTTAGACCCGATATGATGCAAATTGTAGCCTAAATATACTAGAGAAGAGAAAACTGTGTAGCCCACCCAGCGTGACGCTTTCgcttccgccgtcgatcgagcgACCTGCCGCTCTGCACTTCCGCAGTTCCGTCCAGGCGATAGCCATCGAGGCGATCACCTCCCGCTCGCGTGAGCGTGAGCGTGGCCTGGCCCTGCAGGCCGCCTGCGCCTGGCCGCTGCTGCGCTGCAGACCCTGTGTGGTGGCCGTGGCTGTGTGCCCCTGTGTGTGAGCGTCAGTTCAGTTGGAGTTTGGATTTGGACTTGGATTGAGAAGCCAAGAAGGCAAGCAGCAAGGCGACCTGCCGTTGGATTGAAGCTATTGAAGGTAATCTCTATCTCTGAGTCTATCACAATGTTGTTTTTTAATTTCATAGAATAATTATATCAATTATTACTAGTTTCAAATAcatctattaattttgttgtttctATTGTTACTatgttattatatatatatgttatttGTATAGTAGTTATTACTAGGCCACTAGGGCCTCGGTATATAGTTTCGCACAGGGCCTCCTgatttgccggtacggccctgtTCCAGACCAAAATCTTGTGCCTGAAAATACCTATGCAGCCAAGAAGATAATATGCCCGCTAGGATTGGAAGTTGAAAAAATACATGCATGTAGGGAGAATTGCATTTTGTATCGTGGTGAGTACGCGGATTTGACCCAGTGCCCTGTCTGCGGATTGTCTCGCTACAAGCGCAGACAAGATGGAGGTGATGATGCGAGTGTGAGTTCACGTAAAAGGAATGGAGCTCCTCGCAaagtgatgtggtatttccctatCATCCCTCGCCTGAGGCGTTTGTTTGCAAACAGCAAAGAGGCCGAGCTCCTCTGCTGGCACGCTAAGGGAAAGGGACGTAAGAATGATGGAAAATTACGACATCCTGCAGACTCAACTCAGTGGCGAAAATTTGATTCCGACAACAAACCATTCGGAGACATGAGTGTTTCCCACAGCACGTGGCCAGTTGTGTTGTGCATCTACAATCTTCCACCTTGGCTCTGCCACAAGAGGAAGTACCTTATGTTGAAAGTCTTGATTTCTGGTCCAAAGCAGCCTGGCATCAACATCGATGTTTATTTGAGGCCACTCATAGATGATCTGAAACGTCTCTGGTttgtgttggagtaatgggcttggcccattcattctaaagcattaaaagaatttaaagcccactattaatgctagggaatcaatgcttaattccgtaccgggaattgaggaggatcttaaccgacttaaaaggtggacttcgtgtacaccacttgtgaagccggtaagaggaggacgatGAACCACAcgtgcgcgcgcgctcgctcgcctcgccgggccgtggccgtggccgaggcgaggcgtggccgggcggtgcggtgcgatggctattttg is drawn from Panicum virgatum strain AP13 chromosome 1N, P.virgatum_v5, whole genome shotgun sequence and contains these coding sequences:
- the LOC120654082 gene encoding uncharacterized protein LOC120654082, with the protein product MDLVAVPRGCLRLRACPGSVRRFSTSKMSSRDWMYSSRLCNEYLSGVLSFINVAESNMKWQKMTYMVCPCVDCRNDKRFPHSMHIHAHLIMRGFKENYKIWNKHGEDGLNILETKETLISAQSIQKMTFFPMRTSKIWMRTPLLISWTMLSRWCEMRSQTMIMSIPTEILQSFKTWCETQRHPCILVAILSSRY